GAAATATCTGCTGATGAAGGAGCAGCAGCTCCATTGGTTTGGACAGTCTCTTCCGACTTCATCCAATCAGGCGCACCCTGCTTGTCGAATACTTCTTTTAAGGAAGGGTCAACAGAGGATGGGTCGTTTTGATACTTTTCATATTGCTCTTCAATATACCCCATGTTGGGGCCATGAAAGCTTTCCCAAAATCTTTCTTCGTTGGAGCCTTGATTAGACACGTGTAATACCCCCAAGTAGTTGTTGACTATTGTTGAATCGTAAACGTTTGCAAAACCCATTACCTATTATAGAATTGTATAGACTACATATTCAACATTTTACACTTATTTTTTGAAGCTTAACAACATTTCTATTATAACAAGAAAGACGCACCAGTTGGTACGTCTTTTTCTCATTTCCACGAAAGTTGTATGAATTTGTCACTCTTCATCTTCAAGTACACGATAAGCGCGTTCAAAAAGCTTCATCTGGCTGTTGATCCGTTCTTCGCCCTTCTTGGGCTCCACGTACCGGTAAGTTCCATCATTTTTTTGTTCCCTGGCCTTTACGTTGTCACGCAGCATCAAAGATAAAATCTTGTTTAAACGCCGCTTGACCGCTGGTTCATAAACCGGAAACAAAAGTTCTACTCTCTTCGCCATATTACGCGTCATCATATCTGCAGAGGACAAAAACATTCGTTCATCTCCATTGTGATGAAAGAAAAAGATTCGGCTGTGTTCTAAGAAACGACCGACTATACTGATCACCCGGATGTTATCACTTACTCCTTTTATCCCAGGACGGAGACAGCAGATCCCTCTAATGATCAAGTCGATCTGCACACCTGCCTGGGATGCCTCATAAAGCTTCATAATTAAAGCCTTATCGGTTAAGGAATTCATTTTAGCGATAATCCTGCCATTCTCGTGCTGCTTTTGGAAACGTATTTCATTGTTAATGTACCGGATAAAATCATTACGGATATCGAAAGGCGCCATCGATACATGATGATAGCGTGGTTTTTCAGTATAACCGCTGAGATAATTAAAGAAATCTGTCGCGTCGATTCCAAACTTCCGTTTAGACGTAATTAAGCCCATATCTGTATAAAGCGTAGCCGTTTGATCATTATAATTCCCTGTACCAAGATGAACGAAACGTTCAATTTTTTCATTGAGCTTACGGACAACTAACGTTATTTTACTGTGGGTTTTTAAATAAGTCATCCCATAAATGACATGACATCCAGCCATCTCAAGCTCTTTAGCCCATTGCACATTGTTTTCTTCATCAAAGCGTGCTTTCAGCTCTACTAGCACAGTTACTTGTTTTCCGTTTTCGGCAGCCCGTTTTAAAGCTTCAATAATGGGGGAATCCCCGCTTACACGATAAAGCGTCTGCTTAATGGCAAGGACATACGGATCGTCCGCAGCTTCTGAAACAAAGTCCACCACAGGTTCGAAAGATTCAAAAGGATGGTGCAGGAAGATATCCCTGCTGCCTGCAGCTTCAAATATATCATCTTCCCCTTCCAAATCACGTGGAGGCTGGGGCATCAGCGTTTCATAAACGAGGTGATCCTTATATTGGGAGAGTGTCTTATGAAATTTAAACAGGAAGGTTAAGTCGAGCGGGCCGTTGGTAATGTACAAATCATCTTTATGAATTTCCAGAACTTTGAGCAGAAAACGGACGACTTTTTCATCATACTTTCCTTCCCGGACCTCCAGCCTGACTGCAGCTCCCCATTTGCGTTTTTTTAATTCCTTTTCAATTTCCTTTAATAAATCCCTGGCACCTTCTTCATGGATCGTCATATCAGCATTCCGTGTAATGCGGAATTCCGTAATGGACTGTACAATATATCCTTTGAACAACTTATGGATGAAATGGCTGATAATCTCTTCCAGCAAAATAAACTGATGTTTCGATTCATGATCAATTTGAACAAACCGATTTAGAACTGCCGGCACTTGTACAATAGCGGTTTTAGTAACCCTGTCATCCATTTCAAAGGCATCCTGTAAAACTACAGCCAGGTTGATGGATTTATTCAACAGCATAGGAAAAGGCCGATAAGCATCGACAGCCATCGGTGTGAGAACTGGAAAGATTTCTTCATCAAAATACGTCTCCATCCGGTTGATTTCTTCCTTAGTTAAATCTTCCAGGGAAAGCAGCGTTATGTCTTCATTTTCTAACTCAGGCTTCATCTCCTGGAAAGCATCATATTGCTGGGCCACTAATTCATGGTTAATGGAAGCAATTCTTGCCAGCTGCTGCTTCGGCGTCAACCCTGCTTTATTCTCGGGTTTATTAAATCCAGCCTTCACCTGGTCCTTCAGCCCGGCCACTCTGACCATAAAAAATTCATCTAAGTTCGAGGAAAAAATTGCAAGAAATTTAAGTCTTTCAAGCAAAGGGTTGTCCTTATCCTGAGCTTCTTGAAGAACTCGCTCATTAAAGGCGAGCCAGCTTAGTTCGCGATTATTATAATAGAGCGGATTGTCTAATTCTTTTGTCTTTTCTTCAGAAACCATATTATACCTACACACCCTTTACGATTGTTGTCTCATTTAAAGATTAATTGACGAATTTAAGCGTCATATTAATTTTTTGTAAAGAACTAGTAAACATTTTGTGAAGGTAACACTTACACCATCTCGGCTTCTTGCTCTACAAAGGAAAGCTCAATCGACCTTTTTAATGCTTTTTCCAAATGTTTCTTCTGCTTTTCTGACTGGTACTCCTCCGGCATCCAGTCCCCGGTGCAGTAAACAGTGATGTGAAGCTCGCCATCATGACTGGCTACATAGAGATCTTGAACCGTCTGCCGTCTCGTACTGTCCAGGCTGTAGCAAAATTTAAGGAGCGCACCAAGCAGCCGGAGCTTCTTCCGTTCAGACTTCAGAAACCATTTCTTATAAGGGTTTAAAAACTGCTTGAAAATGGTTTTATTCTTGAATGAAGCAAGCAGAGCAAGGCGCAGTCTCTCAATATGCATCAGCCCGTCAATGGTCCGGTTTGCGAGCAAATAAAAAGTATGCTGGGAGCTCGATTCGTTATCAATATATTCCCCCAGATTAAATACATAACTCGCCCTTTTCACTTCTGTCCAATCTTCTTTAGTTAATGAACCGATTCCTTTTTCGTGGAGTTGGTGAAAAAGCTCATAAGCTAAATGCTGTACGTGATGAATTTGGGCGATATTAAGTTCAAAATCATTAATTAATTCCTGAATACTTTCTTCCAGGACATTTGGAAAAACCGATGTTCCCATATCCCGGGTCAGCTGCTCAAAGAAAACCCCGTCCCTTAAACCCTTACGGCTGAGAATAAAGCCGGCAGCCTGGACAGTGTCGTAAAGAGAATGAAAAACTTCAGTAGCAGGAAGGATAATGTCCGCCCGGTCTTTTGATAACCCCTCCACCTTCTGCAATTTTTTCATCGGAAGCGTGAAAAGATAATTTTTCACAAAAGAAAGGTCACTATCCTTCATTTTGTATTGGTGAAGACCTGCCAGCGGGTATTCCTTTAAATTTTGATCGATTTGAACAAGATTTCGAGCACCGCCGCCGATTCCTATTAAGGGAACTTTTCTGTCCCTTAACCAAGGCAAAGAATGAAACTCCTCCAATAGATAATGACGCAGCTCTGAAAATTCTGCCTCTGTAGGAAGATCTCGTTTAAAGAAATCCTGCTTCAACGTCAATGCTCCGAACGGAAAGCTGTGAGACTCAATCAGCTTACGATTTTTAAAATATGTAACTTCAGTACTTCCCCCGCCGATATCTACAGTAATACCCTCTGATATAGGCGTGGAATTTACTACGGCTAAGTAACCATAGAAGGCTTCTTCATGTTCGGAAAGAATCCGCATATGAAAGTCTGTCTCATTTGTCACTCTGTGCAGAATCTCAGTCTGGTTTGTGGCCTGACGAATCGTTGCAGTAGCTACACAAACCATTTCCTCCAGCTCATAAGAACTCGTAACTTCCTCGAAACTGTTCAAGGTTGTAATCAGCTTTTGAATCCCCTGATCCGATAAAGTCCCGTTAGAAAGCAGGTAATTTCTTAACCGGGCGACAGCTTTAACGTTTTCAATTTCACGCAGCCGTCCCCCTTTATCCCGTAAATAAATTACAAGTCGCATTGTATTAGAGCCGACATCAATAATTGCGTAGTACTTCCTTGACATTGTCCCCACCTACTTTTAATAATTTGGGGCAATTATAACATAATAGCCTTTCCGTGAAGGCAGGAAATCACGGAAAGGCTATCGTTAATAAAGTTATCGATTCAGCAGGCTTCCTACATATTTCAAGAGTTCATTTGCAGAGCTGGAATTATATCCGTGCTCATCGACTAAAGTAGCAACCACCTCGTTAATCTTCTTCAACTGCTGTTCATCCGGAGTTTTCGTAGAAGTTGTAATTTTTACTACATCCTTCAGGTCAGCAAACAGCTTTTTCTGGATGGCCTCTCGTAAACGTTCGTGAGACTGGTAATCAAATTTCTTCCCTTTACGGGCGTATGCTGAGATCCGAATCAAAATTTCTTCCCGGAACGCTTTTTTAGCATTTTCAGATACACCGATTTGTTCCTCAATCGAACGCATTAACCGTTCATCCGGATTAAGCTCTTCACCTGTGAGAGGGTCACGAAGCTTCGCTTTGTTGCAATAGGCTTCCACATTATCTAAATAGTTATCCATCAATGTCACTGCTGACTCTTCATAAGAATAGACAAATGCTTTCTGAACTTCCTTCTTGGCGATCTCATCATATTCTTTTCTTGCCAACGAAATGAATTCCAGATATCTTTCTTTATCATCACTCGATATAGAAGCATGACTGTCTAAACCGTCTTTAAGCGAACGAAGTACGTCCAGCGCGTTGATCGATGTCATTTCCTTCTTAATAATCGTGGAAGAAATCCGGTTGATCACGTAACGTGGATCAATGCCGCTCATTCCTTCATCCGAAAATTCTTTTTTCAGCTCCTCGACGTCTACATCACTAAAACCTTCCAATATTTCTCCATCATAAAGTCTCAGTTTTTTCAAAATATCGACCGAAGCTTTTTTAGATTCTTTTAATCTTGTCAATATGGAGAACATAGCGGCAACTTTCAGCGTATGAGGCGCAATGTGTACATCCCGGATGTCACTTTCACGGATCATTTTTTCATAAATCTTTTCTTCCTGGCTGTACTTAAGGTTATATGGAACAGGCATAACAATCATACGCGAATGAAGCGCCTCGTTTTTCTTGTTAGCAATGAACGACCGGTATTCCGCCTCGTTCGTATGAGCAACGATGAGTTCATCAGCTGAAATCAAAGCAAAACGTCCGGCCTTAAAGTTGCCCTCCTGAGTAAGACTCAGTAAATGCCATAAAAACTTCTCATCACACTTCAGCATTTCTTGAAATTCCATCATCCCTCGGTTGGCTTTATTTAATTCTCCGTCAAAGCGGTAAGCCCGTGGGTCTGACTCAGAGCCGTACTGGGCAATCGTGGAAAAGTCAATAGACCCTGTCAAGTCAGCAATATCCTGTGATTTAGGATCAGATGGACTGAATGTCCCAATGCCTGTACGTTTATCCTCAGAAAAGAAAATACGTTCAACTAGAACATCTTCGATTCGTCCGCCAAATTCTTTCTCAAGCCTCATCGTATTGAGTGGGGACAAGCTTCCTTCAATGCGAATGCCATATTCCTGTGCAAATTCTTCCCTTAAATGATGCGGTATTAAATGTAATGGATCTTCGTGCATCGGACAGCCTTTTATAGCAAACACAGCACCTTCATCCGTATGAGAATACTTCTCCAGTCCTCTCTTTAATAAGTTGACGAGCGTTGATTTCCCGCCACTGACTGGTCCCATGAGTAATAGAATCCGCTTCCTGACATCAAGCCTTCTTGCTGCCGGATGAAAATATTCTTCCACCAGTTTTTCCATTGCCGTATCCAAACCATAGATATCCTCATCAAAAAACTTATAGCGCTTATGGTCATGTTCTTCAACAACGCCCGCGTTTTTAATCATATTATAAACACGGGAATGTGCAGACTGGGCTAAATAAGGACGTTCTTTCAACATACCTAAATATTCAGCAAAAGTGCCTTCCCATTTTAATTCTTCTTCCTGCTCCCGGTGGTCTTGTATCTTCTTTAAAATATCCACTTAGCGACCTCCCCCGTCATAACAGACGAAATTTAATACATTCTATGCACTCTCATAACAATTCATGTGCAGTTTATAGAATGAAGAAGGCGTCTTAAAGGGAATGAGCAAATGTTCAAGCCTGTCCACGACTGTGTTTTTTCCAACGTATAATAGGAACAAAAATAAAATAAGTGACTGATCAAATGGATCAGTCACTATCGTCTTCCAATTCACTGTCATGCTTATACCGATTCAATTGGGCAATTGCCAAAACTAAGAAAATAGCAAATAAAAGTAGATTAAGCCAGCGCAAATCTTCAAACACAAAGGCCAGGACTGCCCAAATAACTGCGCTGAGGAAGAAAAGAATACAAGACAATAGCGTTTGGTTCATTGGACTCGCCTCCTCTTCTCAGTTTACACTACTTGCATAATTGACGTCTTCTGCTTGTGCTGTTAATAACTGGATTATTAATGATTCTATCACCTTTTGACACTCCCTTTCACCCTTGATAGAATGAATTCTGTATATTTTAACTAGGTAAAGGAATACATTTCGGAAAGAAGGTCAACATGATGGAAACATGGTATTATGTCGATTCCGGATACTGCACACCTGCAGTGAACATGGCGCTCGATGAAGCGCTTATGAACTGGCACCGCGATAAAAAAATCCCTCCAGTTCTGCGTTTTTACGGATGGGATCCGGCAGGTCTTTCAGTTGGATACTTCCAAAAAGTCGAAGGCAGAATTGACCTTGACGGGATTAGACGTCACGGATTTGAACTCGTGCGCCGGCAAACCGGAGGACGTGCTGTTTTACATGATAAGGAACTAACATACAGCGTCATTGTCTCAGAAGATCACCCGGAAATGCCTCCTTCAGTGAAAGATGCGTATCTGGTTATCTCTAAAGGCCTCTTAGAAGGGTTTAGAAACCTTGGTATTCACGCTGATTTTGCTGTTCCGGAAGGAAAGCTGGGTACTACTGGGTCTGCCGTATGTTTTGAGGAACCCTCCTGGTATGAGCTGATTGTGGACGGAAAGAAAGCAGCCGGCAGTGCCCAAACTAGAAAAAGAGGCATCATACTCCAGCACGGGTCCATTCCTATTGATGTTGATGATGAAAAACTATTCGATATGTTTATTTATAAAAATGATCGGGTAAAAGAACGCGCAAAGCGCGCTTTTAGTGATAAAGCTGTCGCAATCAACACAATCCTTGATGGTGAAGTTTCTTTTGAAGATACGAAAACCGCTTTTGAACAAGGTTTTAAAAAAGGCTTAGGAATCAATTTCGAACCCTTTAACTTAACTAGTGACCAGTGGGATGAGGTTTATAAGATCGCTGAAACACGTTACAATAATGATGATTGGAACTACGCACGCTAATAAAGGAGTGGACGTTAGTATATGTCTAAAAAGAATGAATACATAAGGAAGCCTGAGTGGCTCAAAATTAAAATCAACACGAATAAATCTTACACAGGCTTAAAGAAGCTTATGCGTGATAAAAAGCTCAACACCGTTTGTGAAGAGGCAAGGTGCCCTAATATCCACGAATGCTGGAGTGAAAGAAAAACAGCAACCTTTATGATTCTCGGGGATACGTGTACACGTGGATGCCGCTTCTGTGCCGTCAAAACCGGTCTTCCTAATGAACTGGACCTCGGCGAGCCGGAACGTGTAGCGGAATCCGTTGAAATTATGGGACTGAAGCACGTAGTCGTTACCGCTGTTGCCCGTGATGATTTAAATGATGGAGGGGCTGCCGTGTTTGCTGATACAGTCCGGGCTATCCGCCGCCGTGTACCTGGATGTACCGTAGAGATTCTTCCATCTGACATGAAAGGAGACTACGATAGTCTTCATACTCTAATGGGTGGGGAACCGGACATTTTCAACCACAATATCGAAACTGTCAGACGCTTGACGAAGCGTGTACGTGCCCGCGCTATGTATGACCGTTCCTTAGAGCTGCTGCGCCGGGTCAAGGAGATTCGCCCGAATACGCCTACTAAATCCAGCTTGATGGTAGGTCTTGGAGAAGAAAAAGAAGAAATTCTTCAAGCGATGGATGATCTCTTAGCTCACAATGTTGATATCATGACCATCGGCCAATACCTTCAGCCTACGAAAAAGCATTTAAATGTAGAACGCTACTACCATCCTGATGAATTCGAGGACCTAAAACAGATCGCGATGGAAAAAGGTTTTAAACATTGTGAAGCCGGCCCTATGGTTCGCTCCTCCTACCATGCCGATGAACAAGTAAACGAAACTTCCGCACAGCGCCGCATTAAATATATGCAAGGGTATGAATCCCAGGGAGAAGTTCTTGATAAAACAAACTTCTAACAAAGCAGCTTAGAGGATGTCCAAATTGGGCATCCTTTTTATCATCCATGGCTTTTGGAGCTATGGTATAATGTAGGCAAAGCTTGTCTGCATACCCTTAAATTTCCAATAAATAATTACCTAGAGAGGAGTGAGTACGCCGGTGAAAGTGCATGTTATACCACTGATTCTTTTCTTTCCATTATGTTTCCTATCGGCTTGCGGAACTTCTGGTTCGTTTACGAACGTCACGCCAGACGAAGAAGCAGAGCTTCGTTTACATATGAAAGACGGCCAGAAAGAAATTGAAGAAAAGGTTCCTGACTACAAAGAAGCAAAACCCTTTGATGAGATAGAATCCGATTCCTTAATAAAGGAAACAGAAGATGTACCTACTGAAGAGGAAATCATTACAGAAGAAGATGAAGAGAGCAGTCCTGCTGCTGATACAGAAGAGACGGGCAGCGGTCAGGGAGAAGCGGACAGCTGGAGCTCGTCAGGAAATTCCTCGAGCGATAGTTATTCACCCCCTGCCCATCATAATGGGGGTTCTCAATCAAGTCCTCCCGCTGAAAACGATGACTCTGACAGCTCACAGCCTTCAGAAGAACCTGATGACCAAACAGGCGTCGGTGATGAAAATGACCAGGATAACGACCAGGGGAATCAGGATGATGGATCAAATAACGGTGGAGACACCTCGAACCCAGAACCAGAGCCAGAACCTCAACCTGAACCAGAGCCGGAACCGACTCCGGACCCTGAGCCGGTAAACCCTGATCCCTTACCAGCACCTGAATCTCTTCCATTACCGGACTCTATGTAAAAAGTCGCCTTGTTCAGGCGACTTTTTTCTTACCAAAAATATCCAGGGTACCCGAAACCACCGTAAGGATATCCAAATCCTCCGTAACCAAATCCACCATACCCATAGATCGGTGGTCTGGCAATCGCACTGCCTAAGAATCCGCCTAAAAACCCTCCAACAAATGGAAGCCCAAAGAAGCGGCTGTCTTCTCCTTCGTAACCTGGTCCGTGGAATTGTCGTTCTTCATCTACATAATAAAAATCCTGATGGTAAGGATATTGGTATTGAAATTGATCCATTCTCTTCCCCCATTTCAATTCCTGGTTATTCACCTACTCTTCACCATATGTCTTTCACCTATTTTTCGTATAGGCGGATGGCTAGAGAAGTGGAATATTTCTTGAACTGGAAGCATTTTCTTCCGGCTGGAATTCACATGAATGACAATTTGAGGTATAATAACAAGCAGAAACGCTTGTCTGTATTGATTACAAAGGAGGCAGCCAGCATGAAGCTTACGATTATCATTCTCGTCTGTGTAACCTACCTCGTTTCCATCTTTGCTGCGGGTTACGATGAGAAAGCAGGATCACCAAAAAAATAAATACTTAAAAAATCGCACCCTGAGCCGGGTGCGATTTTTCTATGGGAACCACTCGTTTCTTTAAGCTGGACCAGGGTTGACCATTTTAACGAGAAAATCAAAAAGTGAGGGGATCAATTGGAAGAATGGTATGGACCTATTATCCTTGTGATCGTCATTTTCGTAGTAGTTTATATAATTAGTGGTTTTCGCTTAGGATTATCTACAGGATTAGGCGCTTTCACAGGAGGAATTGTGATTTACTTTACGTTAAGACTCAATAATAGTTCTTCCCGCCGCAGGAATTAAATCCTGTCCCTCTATCTTCCTGTTCCTATTAGAAAAACACCTCCAAAAATCGATCATGGATTTTGGAGGTGTCTTCTTTGCTGACCCATTTTACCTTCCTCAAAAGGTCATTTTATTAAATTCGGAAACCCCTGCTGTTTCAATACTTCAAAAATAATGATAGAAGCCGTATTAGAAAGGTTCAAAGAACGTACCTTTTCTGTCATCGGAATCCGCAGACAACGGTCTTCAAGACCGGCCAGCAGTTCGCGGGGAATGCCATTGCTTTCCCTTCCAAACACAAAAAGAAGGTCCTTGTCAGTCTTATTAAAATCAAAATCGGCATAGGACCGCGTGCCGAAATTCTCCAGATAAAAATACTCTCCGTGAGGAAACGTTTTATATAGATCTTCTATGGAATCATAATAATGAATGGTCACTTCCTGCCAATAGTCAAGACCGGCGCGGCGGACCATCTTATCATCTGTGGAAAAACCTAAGGGCCGTATTAAGTGAAGACTTGTGTCTGTAGCAAGACAGGTTCTCGCTATGTTCCCCGTATTGGCTGGAATTTCAGGTTGAAACAGTACGATATGATTCGGCATTCAAGTTCACCTCTATAAAAATACATAGTCAACTTGACTATTATATCATACCTTCTAACCATCAATATGAAAAAATTTATATTGAATGTCAGGTGTGTAGGCTGTTGAATCTAAATAGCTCCAATAGCGGTGTCTGCTGTTAGTCGTATGGGCGTTGACAAGCGGCATGCCCTGCGTATCTTTATGGACTACAATCGTGTTATGGTCAAAACGTCCATTGCCTTGAAAGTCGTAACAAATCACATCGCCAAGCGAAAGCTGCTCAGGACTGGAAACTTCCGTCGCCGTCAAACCTTGTCTGGAGCCGCTTAAGTACCAGCGGAGCGCATTAGCAACCGCCCAGCTGTAGCTCCAGCTGCTGCCACTGTACCACCAGCCTTTACTTCGGTTTGACATCCCCCACATTGGAGCTCCGCCAGCACGCAGACACTGTGAAATATAATTGGTACAATCCACTTCAAAATGATGGTAAGAAGGATTATAGCTGTCCCACCAGCGTTCAGCATAGCGGACAGCTTCCCTGCGATTATATTTAAAGCGGACACGCTGACTTGTTTCTTTATCGACAAAGCTGGTTTCCTTGACGTTCATTTCCGTTGAAGGTTCCTCTGTTTTAATCATTTGACTGGCGAGCTTGTCTTTTTCAAAGACGGCCTTGCCATGGTAGATCCCTTCTTCCAAAAAATAATGACGCTGATCTTTAATTAATAAGGATAAGGTAAGCATGTACTGAAGCTCGGATGTTTGATCATAGCGAAATCTGTGGTAAGGCTTTATATGAAAGGTAGAACGCTCAAGCATTTGGCCGCGCTCTTTGAATCCCTCTATTTTTTTTGTTAGCCATTTTTCTTCAGATTGGGTTTCCAGCTGATCGATGATTTTTTCCCAGTACAATTGCAGCTTCCTAGTCGTTGTTTCCATAGCTCATCCCCCCTACCCCATCTTATGATGTAAGAAAGGAATCCATACAAAAAAACCATCCTTCTCCTCTGAGTAAGGATGGTTTATTGCTTTGCATCTACAACGACATGATCCGTTTCAAAGGTTAACAACTGTTGTTTCTTCTCCAAACCGCCTGCATAGCCGACAAGCTTTCCGTTACTGCCAATAATTCGGTGACAGGGAACAATAATGGAGAATGGGTTCTGGTTAACCGCTCCTCCAACTGCCCTGACGGCTTTTGGAGTTGAAAGCGCCTCTGCTATATCTTTATAAGAACGCGTTTCCCCGAAAGGAACGCTGTGAAGGAGCGTTCTCCAAACTCTTCTTTGGAAATCCGTTCCATAGCAGTTCAGCGGAACCGTAAACTCCGTTCTCTTACCTTGAAAATATTCATCAATCTCTTTTCGTGTCTGCTCCACATACCGTTGTTCAGGATCATATACGAGTTCGCCATTAAGGAAATGTTTCTTTTTCCAAGCCTGAATGGCAGCCATCCGCTCATCATAATCTCCATAATCGATCCGGCAGACTCCTTCATCATTTGCAAGTACCGTCATCGTCCCTATAGGGGTATCAAATGAGTTGTAGTACAAAAAAGAACGGTGGTTCATACGTTAACCCCTTCTTTAACATTTTTTTCTATTATACAAAAGTCCCTTCTCTATGAAAAGGTACAAATGGTCAAATTTTCTGAAATTCTAGTCCTTTTTTCATTTCATAGACCACCTGTTCGTCCTTCTCAAGTTCCATAGCTTTTTCAATCTCTTCAAAGCACTCTGCTGTCCCTATTTTTCCTAATCCCCAGGCAGCTGTTCCTCGTATAACCGGTCGTGGATCCTCGTTCATCAGCCTGATTAGTTCAGGTACAGATGATTGCTCTTTATAGTGGGCGAGCGCGATAATCGCATTCCGCTGAATTGGCTTTTTCCCTCTCCAGGAACCGGACATAG
This Halobacillus salinarum DNA region includes the following protein-coding sequences:
- a CDS encoding RNA degradosome polyphosphate kinase — its product is MVSEEKTKELDNPLYYNNRELSWLAFNERVLQEAQDKDNPLLERLKFLAIFSSNLDEFFMVRVAGLKDQVKAGFNKPENKAGLTPKQQLARIASINHELVAQQYDAFQEMKPELENEDITLLSLEDLTKEEINRMETYFDEEIFPVLTPMAVDAYRPFPMLLNKSINLAVVLQDAFEMDDRVTKTAIVQVPAVLNRFVQIDHESKHQFILLEEIISHFIHKLFKGYIVQSITEFRITRNADMTIHEEGARDLLKEIEKELKKRKWGAAVRLEVREGKYDEKVVRFLLKVLEIHKDDLYITNGPLDLTFLFKFHKTLSQYKDHLVYETLMPQPPRDLEGEDDIFEAAGSRDIFLHHPFESFEPVVDFVSEAADDPYVLAIKQTLYRVSGDSPIIEALKRAAENGKQVTVLVELKARFDEENNVQWAKELEMAGCHVIYGMTYLKTHSKITLVVRKLNEKIERFVHLGTGNYNDQTATLYTDMGLITSKRKFGIDATDFFNYLSGYTEKPRYHHVSMAPFDIRNDFIRYINNEIRFQKQHENGRIIAKMNSLTDKALIMKLYEASQAGVQIDLIIRGICCLRPGIKGVSDNIRVISIVGRFLEHSRIFFFHHNGDERMFLSSADMMTRNMAKRVELLFPVYEPAVKRRLNKILSLMLRDNVKAREQKNDGTYRYVEPKKGEERINSQMKLFERAYRVLEDEE
- a CDS encoding Ppx/GppA family phosphatase, with translation MSRKYYAIIDVGSNTMRLVIYLRDKGGRLREIENVKAVARLRNYLLSNGTLSDQGIQKLITTLNSFEEVTSSYELEEMVCVATATIRQATNQTEILHRVTNETDFHMRILSEHEEAFYGYLAVVNSTPISEGITVDIGGGSTEVTYFKNRKLIESHSFPFGALTLKQDFFKRDLPTEAEFSELRHYLLEEFHSLPWLRDRKVPLIGIGGGARNLVQIDQNLKEYPLAGLHQYKMKDSDLSFVKNYLFTLPMKKLQKVEGLSKDRADIILPATEVFHSLYDTVQAAGFILSRKGLRDGVFFEQLTRDMGTSVFPNVLEESIQELINDFELNIAQIHHVQHLAYELFHQLHEKGIGSLTKEDWTEVKRASYVFNLGEYIDNESSSQHTFYLLANRTIDGLMHIERLRLALLASFKNKTIFKQFLNPYKKWFLKSERKKLRLLGALLKFCYSLDSTRRQTVQDLYVASHDGELHITVYCTGDWMPEEYQSEKQKKHLEKALKRSIELSFVEQEAEMV
- a CDS encoding PrkA family serine protein kinase codes for the protein MDILKKIQDHREQEEELKWEGTFAEYLGMLKERPYLAQSAHSRVYNMIKNAGVVEEHDHKRYKFFDEDIYGLDTAMEKLVEEYFHPAARRLDVRKRILLLMGPVSGGKSTLVNLLKRGLEKYSHTDEGAVFAIKGCPMHEDPLHLIPHHLREEFAQEYGIRIEGSLSPLNTMRLEKEFGGRIEDVLVERIFFSEDKRTGIGTFSPSDPKSQDIADLTGSIDFSTIAQYGSESDPRAYRFDGELNKANRGMMEFQEMLKCDEKFLWHLLSLTQEGNFKAGRFALISADELIVAHTNEAEYRSFIANKKNEALHSRMIVMPVPYNLKYSQEEKIYEKMIRESDIRDVHIAPHTLKVAAMFSILTRLKESKKASVDILKKLRLYDGEILEGFSDVDVEELKKEFSDEGMSGIDPRYVINRISSTIIKKEMTSINALDVLRSLKDGLDSHASISSDDKERYLEFISLARKEYDEIAKKEVQKAFVYSYEESAVTLMDNYLDNVEAYCNKAKLRDPLTGEELNPDERLMRSIEEQIGVSENAKKAFREEILIRISAYARKGKKFDYQSHERLREAIQKKLFADLKDVVKITTSTKTPDEQQLKKINEVVATLVDEHGYNSSSANELLKYVGSLLNR
- a CDS encoding lipoate--protein ligase family protein, which translates into the protein MMETWYYVDSGYCTPAVNMALDEALMNWHRDKKIPPVLRFYGWDPAGLSVGYFQKVEGRIDLDGIRRHGFELVRRQTGGRAVLHDKELTYSVIVSEDHPEMPPSVKDAYLVISKGLLEGFRNLGIHADFAVPEGKLGTTGSAVCFEEPSWYELIVDGKKAAGSAQTRKRGIILQHGSIPIDVDDEKLFDMFIYKNDRVKERAKRAFSDKAVAINTILDGEVSFEDTKTAFEQGFKKGLGINFEPFNLTSDQWDEVYKIAETRYNNDDWNYAR
- the lipA gene encoding lipoyl synthase, with amino-acid sequence MSKKNEYIRKPEWLKIKINTNKSYTGLKKLMRDKKLNTVCEEARCPNIHECWSERKTATFMILGDTCTRGCRFCAVKTGLPNELDLGEPERVAESVEIMGLKHVVVTAVARDDLNDGGAAVFADTVRAIRRRVPGCTVEILPSDMKGDYDSLHTLMGGEPDIFNHNIETVRRLTKRVRARAMYDRSLELLRRVKEIRPNTPTKSSLMVGLGEEKEEILQAMDDLLAHNVDIMTIGQYLQPTKKHLNVERYYHPDEFEDLKQIAMEKGFKHCEAGPMVRSSYHADEQVNETSAQRRIKYMQGYESQGEVLDKTNF
- a CDS encoding outer membrane protein assembly factor BamD; the encoded protein is MKVHVIPLILFFPLCFLSACGTSGSFTNVTPDEEAELRLHMKDGQKEIEEKVPDYKEAKPFDEIESDSLIKETEDVPTEEEIITEEDEESSPAADTEETGSGQGEADSWSSSGNSSSDSYSPPAHHNGGSQSSPPAENDDSDSSQPSEEPDDQTGVGDENDQDNDQGNQDDGSNNGGDTSNPEPEPEPQPEPEPEPTPDPEPVNPDPLPAPESLPLPDSM
- a CDS encoding tRNA (cytidine(34)-2'-O)-methyltransferase, producing MPNHIVLFQPEIPANTGNIARTCLATDTSLHLIRPLGFSTDDKMVRRAGLDYWQEVTIHYYDSIEDLYKTFPHGEYFYLENFGTRSYADFDFNKTDKDLLFVFGRESNGIPRELLAGLEDRCLRIPMTEKVRSLNLSNTASIIIFEVLKQQGFPNLIK